A segment of the Elusimicrobiota bacterium genome:
TTCAACTTCAAGTTCCCGGTCACGTCCGTTGTCCGAACGTAGAACTGCGGGCGATACCCGCTGAAGAACGGCGTGTGCCGCCCCCCCTCTTCTTTGTTCAAGATGTACACTTGCCCCTTGAACTTTTTGTGCGGCTGAATGCTTCCCCCCGCACAAATCACCTGACCTCGTTCCACCTGGTCTTTTTCAATCCCTCGCAGCAGGATACCCACGTTGTCCCCCGCCTGCGCTTCATCCATTACCTTTCGGAACATTTCGATCCCCGTCACCACGCTCTTCTTCGTGTCCTGCAATCCCACGATCTCCGCC
Coding sequences within it:
- the tuf gene encoding elongation factor Tu (EF-Tu; promotes GTP-dependent binding of aminoacyl-tRNA to the A-site of ribosomes during protein biosynthesis; when the tRNA anticodon matches the mRNA codon, GTP hydrolysis results; the inactive EF-Tu-GDP leaves the ribosome and release of GDP is promoted by elongation factor Ts; many prokaryotes have two copies of the gene encoding EF-Tu), which gives rise to AEIVGLQDTKKSVVTGIEMFRKVMDEAQAGDNVGILLRGIEKDQVERGQVICAGGSIQPHKKFKGQVYILNKEEGGRHTPFFSGYRPQFYVRTTDVTGNLKLKAGVEMVMPGDNVEVEVELLVPVALETGVRFAIREGGHTVGAGVVTEILA